The Falco cherrug isolate bFalChe1 chromosome 15, bFalChe1.pri, whole genome shotgun sequence genome includes a region encoding these proteins:
- the LOC102057785 gene encoding uracil phosphoribosyltransferase homolog, producing the protein MEAMPCQNQRLGPRPPEEQAAGTAPGGSRLIRFAEPGQDSGCPSPDSSSSSSNGVAAAIPAGEGAAPPLGPQLKLLPMNDQLRELQTIIRDKKSSRGDFVFSADRLIRLVVEEGLNQLPYTECTVTTPTGHKYEGVRFEKGNCGVSIMRSGEAMEQGLRDCCRSIRIGKILIQSDEETQRAKVYYAKFPPDIYRRKVLLMYPILSTGNTVIEAVKVLVEHGVQPSVIILLSLFSTPHGAKSIIQEFPEITILTTEVHPVAPTHFGQKYFGTD; encoded by the exons ATGGAGGCGATGCCCTGCCAGAACCAGCGGCTCGGCCCGCGGCCGCCGGAGGAGCAGGCGGCGGGCACGGCGCCCGGCGGCTCCCGCCTGATCCGCTTCGCGGAGCCCGGCCAGGACAGCGGCTGCCCCAGCCCGgacagcagcagtagcagcagcaacGGGGTGGCGGCGGCGATCCCCGCGGGGGAgggcgccgcgccgccgctgGGGCCGCAGCTGAAGCTGCTGCCGATGAACGACCAGCTGCGGGAGCTGCAGACCATCATCAGGGACAA GAAATCCAGTAGAGGAGACTTCGTATTTTCTGCTGATCGTCTG ATCAGACTTGTAGTTGAAGAGGGACTGAACCAACTGCCATACACAGAATGTACCGTGACCACTCCAACAG GACACAAGTATGAAGGAGTCAGATTTGAAAAGGGAAACTGCGGAGTCAGCATAATGAGAAGCG GAGAGGCAATGGAACAAGGTTTACGAGACTGCTGTAGATCAATCCGCATAGGAAAAATCCTGATACAGAGCGATGAGGAGACTCAAAGAGCCAAAGTGTACTACGCTAAGTTTCCACCAGACATCTACAGGAGAAAGGTTCTTCTTATGTACCCAATACTAA GTACTGGTAATACTGTCATTGAGGCTGTCAAAGTTCTTGTAGAACATGGCGTACAACCAAGTGTCATTATCCTGCTAAGCCTGTTCTCCACACCTCACG GTGCCAAATCCATCATCCAGGAATTCCCAGAGATCACCATTTTAACTACAGAAGTTCATCCTGTTGCACCAACACACTTTGGACAGAAGTATTTTGGAACAGACTGA